TTATTATTCAATGATGTTTTTGAGGACGAAAATTTTGAGGAATGGAATTAGAACAGTATTCTATCGTACTGGTAAATCTTGACCCAACAATTGGTAGTGAAATTAAAAAAACAAGACCTTGTGTAATTATTTCGCCAAATGAAATTAATAAGTTTTTAAGAACAATCGTAGTTGCACCAATGACAACGAACTTGAAAAATTATCCGACCAGAATAAAAGTAAAACACAGCGGAAAAAAAGGAATGATTGCAATCGACCAAATTAGGACAATTGACAAATCTCGAATATTAAAAACCTTTGACCAATTATCGAAATCTGAAATACAGAATTGTAAAGATATTATTAGAGAAACTTTTGTTGATTAAAACTAAATTTTGAACAAAAAAAGTACTAATGGCAACAAGGTGTATAATTAATGGCTAGGTCGAGCTTGCTTACGAATATTCCTGCGGAATATTCTATTCGGTTTTTATTTGTTAAATTCGATGCTAAATCACGCCACAAATCATACACGAGACCGTTGTAGGCAATATGCCACCACATTGAAACATTTTTATTAAATTTAAACAACGGAACTTATGAAAAACAAGTTGAAGAAACTATTAAAATTTGGATTAGCATTATTAGCAATCGGACTTTTACTTACCAACTGCGAAAATGAACCTCAAGAAGAACTCCCCAATGCTGAAAGCCAAGAACCAACTCTCACACTCAAACATTACTCAAAAAAGAATTTTGAAAATAATACGAAACTTGTTTCAAAGCTAAAAGAATTCAAAGACAACCTCTTAGAAAATAAATCCGGTAAATACTCTGGTAAAAGCATTTACAACAAAGAATACGACTTCACGGTATATACGGATTCCGCTACTTACATTGCATATAACGATTACCACTCCTATACATTCCCTTTGGTACAGGGTGCAGATGAAAAGATAACTAACGTACTATTCGAACTCAACGACCAAGGCGAATACGATGCCTATTTGGTAAAATACGATTATTCTGCAAACGAGTTTAAAAACCAAGACCTAAGTTCTTTATCGTTGAAGACCTCGATGAAACCCATCGATTTGGTCTTCAACTCCCTTTTTGCAAAAACAAAATCGGCTTATGTCTGTATCTATTCCTATGAATATGTTAGAACTGGCTCACATTTCACAAACGGTGACAGTAATTTAATTGAATTTGACTATGGTTGGGTACTAGACGCTTCATATTGTGAAACTGTATATTATGAAGAGGAGGACAAAACTACTTACAACTACAACAACAATACAGCTACCGTTACCATAAGCGGAACAAGCTATGGAGGTTCGGGAGGCTCAACCACCTCGCCCACACCTTCGCCATACGATACAGAAGAATTGATTAAAATAGACGCTGTTAAGTCGGAACTTAGCCTAAACTTACCTCAAAGACAATGGATTGACAAACACGGGGGCGTAGCTTTTCAATTATATAATTTTCTCACTTTAGAAATGTTCTCAGATGAAGCCACCACAGAGGCCAAAATGCGATTAGACTTGGAGATGGTAAATGACACATATTATACAACTTATCAATGGGACTTTAGCAAAACAGGAACCTATTTAAATAGAATGCCCCTTAAATATATTGCATCGGCTGATGTTCCATTTAAAGCTGGCACAGAGAAAATGTACCTGCTTGAAAATGGGTTGGTACTTTACGTAGCAGATGGCCCTAAAATAATCAACAAAGAAATACCTGACTCAATTTCAAGTACAGAAGTTAACAATGATGGATATCATTACATATATAGCTATCACACAGACCTATTTTATGAATACAGGTTGCCTCAACCTGATTACCCCAAAGCTGATATCGATTTTCTGCTCGATGCCTTTTGGGATGGTATCAAAATAGTCGGGCGCTACGCTACACCTCTTGAAGACGCCATTATATTAATAGACGGTAAAGACTTTGACGGTGTAGAACAAAGCAAAGTACAAACAGCGGGTTTTATGATTGTTGGGTTTATTCCGGGTGGGAAAATATTAAAACCAGTTAGAAAAGGAACTGGCAAAGTCTGGAAATTTGTTATTAAAAATGGAGATAAAGTTTTTACTAGAACCGTAAGAGAGTTAACAGAAGAAACCATTCAACATTTTGACAACTATGTGGAAGGCGCTAAAGACCTCTTACAAGAAGCGTTAAGAAAAGGCGATATTCTTGATGATGAAATCATTATCGAGGTTGGACAGGAAATCAGAGACCTTTCCTATAAAAAAAGAAGAAAACTAACTTGGGAAGAAGTTAAAGTACTTTTTAAACGAGGGAATGATTTTAATAAAAAAGCAAGGACTGTTTATACATATAATGAAATAGTTTTGGAAACAGGAAAACGATTAGATTCATATATCCCGGGATTAGAAATTATTTCAAGAAAGGCAACCACGTTGGCAGACATTAAACCTGAAACCTTTAAAAGTTATTTACAGGAATTAATTAACAAATACCCAAAAGGTAGTGTTATTAACTCTACCAAACTACCAAAAGGGACAAAGTTATCTGGGGATTATTTTTTAGAAATCCCGTTGTCAAACAAATCATTTTTTGAAAATAGTGCCACATTTCAACAATTACTGACCCAATTCAATGTCGATAATAATGTACTCATAAGAATAAAATATTTAGCAGAATAATCATGATTTTAGAACCTTTATTTAGAAAAATTAATTTTGTCGATAGATATCAAAAAATATGTGAAGAACATAATAATTTTGAAAACAGCATGTCTGGTAGCAACAAAAAGAAATATTTAGAGATTTTAAATTCAATTGATGATACCGTTATTTATTCATCAAAGGATAGAACTTTTAAGTATTCTTTTAAATATAAAAATTATGTTTTAGATTTAATTTTGACTATTCATGGTGGATTGGTAGAAGCACATTTTAATTATTTAAAAGATGATGAATGGATTATGTACAATAGATTTGACGGTTATGCTCAAATATTAAGCTCAAATTTTCAAAGAGAAATTTATAATATTCCTAAATACTCATCGTATGAAGAACTTGAAGAAATATTAAAAGAAATTTTTTCTATATATGGAGATTTGAAAAATGAATTTGTTAAAATTAATCGAAATTAAAAAATACTGCCTACAACACGTTATATAAAAAATAGCAGTTAAGTGTTAAACCGACAGGTATGTTCTTTTCTGCTATTTTTGTTTTAAACCGAAAATTAGCACATATAAATCTGCTACTTTTCATATAACCAACCGTTGGCATTCATTGAGAAAACCAATCGAACTTAAAAAAACAGAAATAAAAATGACAAAAAAAACAGGAGCTTATATTGTTATGATTGCTGGATTAATTCTCTTAATCATAAATATATCTGAATTAGATTTTAGTAATCTTAAAAATGGACCTTTTTCCGGAATTGTTTCAAATGTTCTTTTGATTTTAGCAATGATAATTAGTGTTAGAGATTTAAATAAAAAAGAAAATAAATAATCGGATTTTGAGCAAGTTTATACTAACCGAACTGGATACGGAATTTAGCTCGTTTTCGGAATTTAAAATTAGAACTCTGAATAAAAATATGACTCAAAACTGCTATAGAATTCCCGCTCAAACGGAAAAAAATAAAACGAAATTTTTGCCGACTCATACTCGGAATTAAAAATTTTAGTGGATTAAAAACAACGAAATGCCAACAATGGCTATAATTAATACGGGTTTTGGTGCTTAACCCAAAGTTTAGAGCTTTAAACGAAGTCCGCCAAATCTTTTGATTTGGCTTTATAAAGAAAAAGATAAAACAAAACAAAAAGTTTTGGCTAAGTGCTTAATCGAAAGTTCACTACTTTTAATCCCCGCACTAACCATAGCCTAAACGTTGGCAATAATTAAAAATCACGATTACGAATGAAAAAAATTACATTTATTTTATTATGCTTTTCAATGGTTGGGTTTGGACAATCAAATTTTAAACTAGGAGAAAATATAAAATTAACAAAAAATAATATTGAATTTCAATTTAAAAAGCCTAATTATCCCTTTAATCGGAGTGATGAAAGTTTATCGCAAGGTGGTAATAAAAATTTAGTAATTTCATTTGTTGCCTCTAAACCGATAGCGGCATTACAAATTTACTCTACACCAATACCTTCAAAAATGCAACAAGATGCTGAAAATTTTTTTAATTCAGAGCAATCAATAAAATCATTTATTAGTCAAATATTTCCGCATCCTATAAATGAAATTTTAGAATATAAGGTAGTTGTTTTTAGCGACAAAATATTTATAGAAGTTCAATTAATAGGAGCAAATGTTCAGAAACAAATAAATTGGATTACATTCTACAAAAATAATATGATAAATATTTTAGGCACAACTCTAATTGAAGATTTTGAAACAAATTTACCATTCATTAAAAAGTTCAAAAATTCAATTTATATTAAATAATAACGAAAAAGTAATGAAATTCAATTTAACAATAATTAGTTTGTTAATTTTATTCTGCTCTTGTAAAGATAAAGTAAACAATAAATTAAACCCTGAACAGCTTTTTGAAGATTCGTATAAAACTCAAAGAGAGAATAATTCTTTAGAAGATAATTCTGAACATTTCGACAAAACTAAGAATATATATTCAAATTATAAATATAACGTCGCTTACGATGGACTTGATTATTGGGTATCCGATTATGGCGTTTCTGAACATACAATTTTAAGAACTTTTGATAAAGATAGCGCAATAGGAATGACTATTAATGTTATTGAAACCACCTTTGAGCCTGGCAAGAATATTTGGGAAATATATGATTTAAACCCTAAAGGCATGGAAGAGCAATTCAGCCAAATGATAACTGGTCAATTAAATACAGATATTAAAAATTATTCTTTCAAGAAAACTTACATAAAAAACGTTAAATCTTTAAAAAGAAAGTTTGAACACACCGTCAGAGATTCTGAATATGAATATGATAACGTTAGTATAATGCAACAAGCTGTTAGAGGAAATTACTACTATACATTTAATTTATTTATACCAACCCGTTGTGCATTTTAAATAATGTTAATTTTAATATTATTAATGTTTCTCCCAAAAATAAACTTATTGATATACTGAATAGTTGTTAAAGCAGTTATCTTAGCTACGATTCTTGTTTTAAAACCTTCAAAAGTTTTAGCATAATTGCGTCTTATCATAAATTGGTCACAAAGTTGTGAAAATAATGTTTCTATCCTTTTCCTCTTTTTTCTAAATACATAAGGCTGTACTTTGTAATTTTTTTGATTGCTTCTCATAGGTGTATTTAGCGTTATATTACAGGTTTCAAACAAGTTAAGCTGTATTTCTGTTGATAAATAGCCTTTATCACCAATTAATGTACAATCGCTTATTTGCATCTTAATATCTTTAAGATAATTAATATCGTGTACAGATGCTGGACTCAAATCGATACTTTGAAAGACACCATTTACAGAACAAACAGCGTGCAGTTTATAACCGTAATAATTAGAACTTTGAGCTGCACAATAACCTTTATCTGGAAATGCATAAGTGTTTTCTTTACAAATCTTTGAACGAGAACTGCGTGATAATTTACAAACTTCTAAAGGCATACTATCTACTACAAAATAATCTTCAAATTCATTAAAATGGGAAGCTAAGCTTAACCTGATACTGTTGAGCTTATTAACTAGTTTTCGTCTTCTTCTATTGTAGACACTTCTCTCTATTTTTGATAATAGGGAATCTGGAAGTTTTCTAAAAAGGTCATTTTCACTATCTATTCCCATAAATTCGGCAGTAAGACTCAAGCTGATAAGTTCTAAATCACTAAGCTTTGGTTGTCGTCTTTGATAACTTAAAAGTTGTTCTTTCGATATTTTTCTTAATACTTCCAATATTCTTTCGTAATTTGCACTCAAGTTGTTCATTATTAATGATTTGTGATTAAATCAATTTACTGATTTTCAGTAAGATGAACAACTTTTTTCTTTTAAATCATAATGCACAACGGGTTATACCAAAAATGTTTTATGATGTAAATCCTGATTATTATGACAAGCTATATTTAAATCTATATTTTTTAAAAGATGAAAAAAAATTAAATGACATAATTAACTCGACACAATAATATTTAGAACAAATTTAAATATGACAAACAAAACTGGATATATATTAGGCTTAATAAGTGCAATCATTTATGTAATAATAATTTATGGATTTAGCACAAATCGTCTGTCTGATTTTTTAGCTTCATTATTAGGAGCATTACTAATTCCAGCAATTGTTGCTGGACTAATTTCTCTTTTTTCAAAAAATAATTTTGGTAAAATATTTGCAATTACTTGTGTTATAATTCATGTAATTTCGGGTTTAGGAAACTCATTAGCATAATTGAGTCAAAAAAAAACTATTGCCAACACCGTGTAAAAAACATTGCTTATTTTAGTTAAACCGAAAGGTTGTTGCTTTTTTGCTAACTCTGATTTTCCTGCGGAAAATCCTCGCACACAAAACCGCAACGTTCCTTACACATAAACGTTGTTTACAATGCTGCGCGACGTTTCCAAAACACAACTCCAACTAAATTTTACGCAAAAAATATTGTGGTTTAAATGTAAAAACTCATAATATTTCTGTAAAATCACTCAGTCGATTTCGGACACATAACGATTCGTAATCGGGACGGCGGACTGATAAACTGTGTGGTAAATCAGAACGGAATAAATCAGAATTTTTCTCACTCATACGGTTTCGGACACATAACAATTCGCAATCTGGACGACGGACTGATAAGCTGCATGGCAAAACAAAACGTAAAGCAGACACTTAATTATCACTCTTGCGATTTCGGACACATAACAATTCGCAATCTGGACGACGGACTGATAAGCTGCATGGCAAAACAAAACGTAAAGCAGACACTTAATTATCACTCTTGCGATTTCGGACATATAACAATTCGCAAGCAAGACGACGGACTGATAAGCTGCATGGCAAAACAAAACGTAAAGCAGACACTTAATTATCACTCTTGCGATTTCGGACATATAACAATTCGCAAGCAAGACGACGGACTGATAAGCTGCATGGCAAAACAAAACGTAAAGCAGACACTTAATTATCACTCTTGCGATTTCGGACATATAACAATTCGCAAGCAAGACGACGGACTGATAAGCTGCATGGCAAAACAAAACGTAAAGCAGACACTTAAAATACTTAATTCTACTATTCTCAACAGCCAACTAAAAAACTGTACGGTAAAGGAAGACGTTTAAAAAAGATTTAATTCTAAAGTTGTTTAAATATATAATGTTAAATAAATTGCACTGTAAACAACAAGGTGTATAATTAACGGCTAGGTCGAGCTTGCTTACGAAAATCCCGCGGATTTTCTATTCGGTTTTTATTTGTTATCTTCCGTGCTAAATTACGCCACTAATTATACACGACACCGTTGTTTACAATGCTGCGCGACGTTTCCAAAACACAACTCCAACTAAATTTTACGCAAAAAATATTGTGGTTTAAATGTAAAAACTCATAATATTTCTGTAAAATCACTCAGTCGATTTCGGACACATAACGATTCGTAATCGGGACGGCGGACTGATAAACTGTGTGGTAAATCAGAACGGAATAAATCAGAATTTTTCTCACTCATACGGTTTCGGACACATAACAATTCGCAATCTGGACGACGGACTGATAAGCTGCATGGCAAAACAAAACGTAAAGCAGACACTTAATTATCACTCTTGCGATTTCGGACATATAACAATTCGCAAGCAAGACGACGGACTGATAAGCTGCATGGCAAAACAAAACGTAAAGCAGACACTTAATTATCACTCTTGCGATTTCGGACATATAACAATTCGCAAGCAAGACGACGGACTGATAAGCTGCATGGCAAAACAAAACGTAAGGCAGACACTTAATTATCACTCTTGCGATTTCGGACATATAACAATTCGCAAGCAAGACGACGGACTGATAAGCTGCATGGCAAAACAAAACGTAAAGCAGACACTTAAAATACTTAATTCTACTATTCTCAACAGCCAACTAAAAAACTGTACGGTAAAGGAAGACGTTTAAAAAAGATTTAATTCTAAAGTTGTTTAAATATATAATGTTAAATAAATTGCACTGTAAACAACAAGGTGTATAATTAACGGCTAGGTCGAGCTTGCTTACGAAAATCCTGCGGATTTTCTATTCGGTTTTTATTTGTTATCTTCCGTGCTAAATTACGCCACTAATTATACACGACACCGTTGTGTGTAATTCTGACCTAAAATTCCGTATTCAAGAACTTAACGCAACAAATCTAAATTAATAGATTTGTAATTATGGTACGAAAAAAAACAGGTAGACTTACCCTTAAAGAAAGAATACAGATTGAGACTCTTTTAACTGAAAAAAAGAATAAATCATACATCGCTATAACCATTAACAGAGCTCGATCTACGGTTACAAGAGAAGTTAATAAATGGGTGCAAACAGATAGAGATAAATACTCAGCAGAACTAGCTCATTGGTGCGCCAAAGATGATTACCTAAACAAAAGAAATATTGATAAAATATCTAAGTACCCTAGACTTCGAATTTATGTCTATAGGGGCTTATTATCACAATGGACTCCTGAACAAATTGCTGGAAGACTAAAAGAAGAATTCCCAAATGATCCTATAATGTCTATTTCTCACGAATCAATTTATAGGTACATATATGCAAAGCCTCAAGCTAGTTTAAATAAAAAACTAATTAAACTCCTCGTACGCAAAAAAACAAGACGTAGACCCTCTAAAAAAAGACGCAGAACAGGATCTAAAATATTAAACCAAGTCAGTATAGACCTAAGGCCCGAGCATATTAACCTAAGAAATGAAATCGGACACTGGGAAGGAGATTTAATGATTGGGAAGGATCAAAAATCGGCTATTGGAACTATCGTAGAACGCAAATCTAGATATACATTAATTATCAAACTAAAAGCCAGGAACTCTAAGGAAATTGCTAAAATGTTTTCTAAAGAACTTAACAAACTAGATCCCATATTCAAAAAATCTATGACC
This genomic interval from Tamlana carrageenivorans contains the following:
- a CDS encoding IS982 family transposase; its protein translation is MNNLSANYERILEVLRKISKEQLLSYQRRQPKLSDLELISLSLTAEFMGIDSENDLFRKLPDSLLSKIERSVYNRRRRKLVNKLNSIRLSLASHFNEFEDYFVVDSMPLEVCKLSRSSRSKICKENTYAFPDKGYCAAQSSNYYGYKLHAVCSVNGVFQSIDLSPASVHDINYLKDIKMQISDCTLIGDKGYLSTEIQLNLFETCNITLNTPMRSNQKNYKVQPYVFRKKRKRIETLFSQLCDQFMIRRNYAKTFEGFKTRIVAKITALTTIQYINKFIFGRNINNIKINII
- a CDS encoding type II toxin-antitoxin system PemK/MazF family toxin, translated to MELEQYSIVLVNLDPTIGSEIKKTRPCVIISPNEINKFLRTIVVAPMTTNLKNYPTRIKVKHSGKKGMIAIDQIRTIDKSRILKTFDQLSKSEIQNCKDIIRETFVD
- a CDS encoding IS30 family transposase, whose product is MVRKKTGRLTLKERIQIETLLTEKKNKSYIAITINRARSTVTREVNKWVQTDRDKYSAELAHWCAKDDYLNKRNIDKISKYPRLRIYVYRGLLSQWTPEQIAGRLKEEFPNDPIMSISHESIYRYIYAKPQASLNKKLIKLLVRKKTRRRPSKKRRRTGSKILNQVSIDLRPEHINLRNEIGHWEGDLMIGKDQKSAIGTIVERKSRYTLIIKLKARNSKEIAKMFSKELNKLDPIFKKSMTYDNGIEMARHETITKKTGMKIYFAHPYSSWERGTNENTNGLIRRYLPKGTDFNKIDLNTFIEIQEKLNNRPRKIIGFKTPNEVMIKELKIVA